A genomic stretch from Falco cherrug isolate bFalChe1 chromosome 3, bFalChe1.pri, whole genome shotgun sequence includes:
- the ECE1 gene encoding endothelin-converting enzyme 1 isoform X1, which produces MSTYKRATLDDEDPLDSIGEGDGYPNGFQVNFRGSRSSPGCWAERTRAEKQLVVLVGVLAAVLVACLLGLIFQYRARPPAVCLSEACISVTSSILSSLDRAVNPCEDFFSYACGGWIKANPLPDGHSRWGTFNNLWEHNQAIMKHLLENTTANMSSEAERKAQRYYQSCMNESKIEELRATPLVELIQKLGGWNITGPWAGDNFNATLREVTAHYRTSPFFSVYVSADSKNSNSNVIQVDQSGLGLPSRDYYLNKTENEKVLAGYLNYMVQLGMFLGGTDEESTRQQMQQILDFETALANITIPQEKHRDEEVIYHKMTAGDLKELAPAVDWMPFLSTVFYPVELNESEPVVVYAKEYLEQVSDLILATDKCLLNNYMIWNLVRKTSPFLDQRFQDAEEKFMEVMYGTKKTCLPRWKFCISDTDNNLGFALGAMFVKATFAEDSKQVAEEMIAEIKTAFEESLETLQWMDEETRKSAKEKADAIYNMIGYPKFIMDPKELDKVFNDYEAVSDLYFENVMQFYNFSARVTADQLRKPPNRDQWSMTPPTVNAYYSPTKNEIVFPAGILQAPFYTRASPKSLNFGGIGVVVGHELTHAFDDQGREYDKDGNLRPWWKNSSVEAFKHQTACMVEQYSNYTVNGEAVNGKHTLGENIADNGGLKAAYRAYQNWLKKNGDEETLPTLGLTNHQLFFVGFAQVWCSVRTPESSHEGLITDPHSPSRFRVIGTVSNSREFAEHFGCPLGSPMNPPKKCEVW; this is translated from the exons ATGTCGACCTACAAGCGGGCGACGCTGGATGATGAAGACCCTCTGGACTCCATTGGCGAAGGCGATGGGTACCCCAACGGCTTCCAG GTGAACTTCCGTGGCTCGAGGagcagcccagggtgctgggctgaGCGAACGCGCGCTGAGAagcagctggtggtgctggtgggggtgCTGGCGGCCGTGCTGGTGGCGTGTCTTCTGGGTCTTATCTTCCAGTACAGAGCTC GGCCGCCCGCCGTGTGCCTGTCGGAAGCCTGCATCTCCGTCACCAGCTCCATTCTCAGCTCGCTGGACCGGGCAGTGAATCCCTGCGAGGACTTTTTCAGCTACGCCTGCGGGGGCTGGATCAAGGCCAACCCCCTCCCCGATGGCCACTCGCGCTGGGGCACCTTCAACAACCTCTGGGAGCACAACCAGGCCATCATGAAGCATCTGCTGG AAAACACCACAGCCAACATGTCGAGCGAGGCAGAGCGCAAGGCACAGCGTTACTACCAATCCTGCATGAATGAGAGCAAGATCGAGGAGCTGCGTGCCACCCCACTCGTGGAGCTCATCCAAAAG CTGGGTGGCTGGAACATCACAGGTCCCTGGGCTGGTGACAACTTCAACGCGACGCTGCGGGAGGTGACAGCGCATTACCGCACCTCGCCCTTCTTCTCCGTATACGTCAGCGCTGACTCCAAAAACTCCAACAGCAATGTCATCCAGGTGGATCAGTCGGGGTTAGGTCTGCCGTCACGGGATTACTACCTCAACAAGACAGAGAACGAGAAG GTGCTCGCTGGGTACCTGAACTACATGGTACAGCTGGGGATGTTCCTGGGAGGCACCGATGAGGAGTCAACGCGGCAGCAGATGCAGCAGATCTTGGACTTTGAGACAGCGTTGGCCAACATCACCATCCCGCAGGAGAAGCACCGGGACGAGGAGGTCATCTACCATAAAATGACGGCTGGAGACCTGAAG GAGCTGGCGCCGGCCGTGGACTGGATGCCCTTCCTCAGCACAGTCTTCTACCCTGTGGAGCTCAATGAGTCGGAGCCCGTTGTGGTCTACGCCAAGGAGTACCTGGAGCAGGTCTCTGACCTCATCCTGGCCACAGACAAATG TCTCCTCAACAACTACATGATCTGGAACCTGGTGCGGAAAACGAGCCCTTTCCTTGACCAACGCTTCCAGGATGCTGAGGAAAAATTCATGGAAGTGATGTATGGGACGAAGAAG ACCTGCCTCCCACGCTGGAAGTTTTGCATCAGCGACACGGACAACAACCTGGGCTTTGCCCTGGGGGCCATGTTTGTCAAGGCCACCTTTGCTGAGGACAGCAAGCAAGTG GCAGAGGAGATGATCGCAGAGATCAAAACGGCCTTTGAGGAAAGTCTGGAGACCCTGCAGTGGATGGACGAAGAGACAAGGAAATCAGCCAAAGAGAag GCAGATGCCATCTACAACATGATCGGCTACCCCAAGTTCATCATGGACCCCAAGGAGCTGGATAAAGTGTTTAATGAT TATGAGGCTGTGTCTGACCTCTACTTTGAGAACGTCATGCAGTTTTACAACTTCTCAGCCAGGGTCACTGCCGATCAGCTCCGGAAACCACCAAACAGGGATCA GTGGAGCATGACGCCTCCGACTGTCAATGCGTACTACTCTCCCACGAAGAATGAGATAGTCTTTCCCGCTGGCATCCTCCAGGCCCCTTTTTACACCCGTGCATCTCCAAA GTCACTGAATTTTGGTGGGATCGGCGTGGTGGTGGGCCATGAGTTGACGCATGCCTTTGATGACCAAG GCCGGGAATATGACAAGGATGGCAACCTGCGTCCCTGGTGGAAGAACTCCTCGGTGGAGGCCTTCAAGCATCAGACAGCGTGCATGGTGGAGCAGTACAGCAACTACACCGTCAATGGCGAGGCTGTCAACGGCAAACACACCCTCGGGGAGAACATCGCTGACAACGGGGGCCTTAAGGCCGCCTACCGG GCATATCAAAACTGGCTGAAAAAGAACGGGGATGAGGAAACCCTCCCAACCCTTGGCCTCACCAACCACCAGCTCTTCTTTGTTGGCTTTGCACAG GTGTGGTGTTCGGTGCGCACACCGGAGAGCTCACATGAGGGGCTCATCACTgacccccacagcccctcacGTTTCCGTGTCATCGGCACCGTCTCCAACTCTCGGGAGTTTGCAGAGCATTTTGGCTGCCCCCTCGGCTCTCCCATGAATCCCCCCAAGAAATGCGAAGTCTGGTGA
- the ECE1 gene encoding endothelin-converting enzyme 1 isoform X2 has product MMSTYKRATLDDEDPLDSIGEGDGYPNGFQVNFRGSRSSPGCWAERTRAEKQLVVLVGVLAAVLVACLLGLIFQYRARPPAVCLSEACISVTSSILSSLDRAVNPCEDFFSYACGGWIKANPLPDGHSRWGTFNNLWEHNQAIMKHLLENTTANMSSEAERKAQRYYQSCMNESKIEELRATPLVELIQKLGGWNITGPWAGDNFNATLREVTAHYRTSPFFSVYVSADSKNSNSNVIQVDQSGLGLPSRDYYLNKTENEKVLAGYLNYMVQLGMFLGGTDEESTRQQMQQILDFETALANITIPQEKHRDEEVIYHKMTAGDLKELAPAVDWMPFLSTVFYPVELNESEPVVVYAKEYLEQVSDLILATDKCLLNNYMIWNLVRKTSPFLDQRFQDAEEKFMEVMYGTKKTCLPRWKFCISDTDNNLGFALGAMFVKATFAEDSKQVAEEMIAEIKTAFEESLETLQWMDEETRKSAKEKADAIYNMIGYPKFIMDPKELDKVFNDYEAVSDLYFENVMQFYNFSARVTADQLRKPPNRDQWSMTPPTVNAYYSPTKNEIVFPAGILQAPFYTRASPKSLNFGGIGVVVGHELTHAFDDQGREYDKDGNLRPWWKNSSVEAFKHQTACMVEQYSNYTVNGEAVNGKHTLGENIADNGGLKAAYRAYQNWLKKNGDEETLPTLGLTNHQLFFVGFAQVWCSVRTPESSHEGLITDPHSPSRFRVIGTVSNSREFAEHFGCPLGSPMNPPKKCEVW; this is encoded by the exons ATGTCGACCTACAAGCGGGCGACGCTGGATGATGAAGACCCTCTGGACTCCATTGGCGAAGGCGATGGGTACCCCAACGGCTTCCAG GTGAACTTCCGTGGCTCGAGGagcagcccagggtgctgggctgaGCGAACGCGCGCTGAGAagcagctggtggtgctggtgggggtgCTGGCGGCCGTGCTGGTGGCGTGTCTTCTGGGTCTTATCTTCCAGTACAGAGCTC GGCCGCCCGCCGTGTGCCTGTCGGAAGCCTGCATCTCCGTCACCAGCTCCATTCTCAGCTCGCTGGACCGGGCAGTGAATCCCTGCGAGGACTTTTTCAGCTACGCCTGCGGGGGCTGGATCAAGGCCAACCCCCTCCCCGATGGCCACTCGCGCTGGGGCACCTTCAACAACCTCTGGGAGCACAACCAGGCCATCATGAAGCATCTGCTGG AAAACACCACAGCCAACATGTCGAGCGAGGCAGAGCGCAAGGCACAGCGTTACTACCAATCCTGCATGAATGAGAGCAAGATCGAGGAGCTGCGTGCCACCCCACTCGTGGAGCTCATCCAAAAG CTGGGTGGCTGGAACATCACAGGTCCCTGGGCTGGTGACAACTTCAACGCGACGCTGCGGGAGGTGACAGCGCATTACCGCACCTCGCCCTTCTTCTCCGTATACGTCAGCGCTGACTCCAAAAACTCCAACAGCAATGTCATCCAGGTGGATCAGTCGGGGTTAGGTCTGCCGTCACGGGATTACTACCTCAACAAGACAGAGAACGAGAAG GTGCTCGCTGGGTACCTGAACTACATGGTACAGCTGGGGATGTTCCTGGGAGGCACCGATGAGGAGTCAACGCGGCAGCAGATGCAGCAGATCTTGGACTTTGAGACAGCGTTGGCCAACATCACCATCCCGCAGGAGAAGCACCGGGACGAGGAGGTCATCTACCATAAAATGACGGCTGGAGACCTGAAG GAGCTGGCGCCGGCCGTGGACTGGATGCCCTTCCTCAGCACAGTCTTCTACCCTGTGGAGCTCAATGAGTCGGAGCCCGTTGTGGTCTACGCCAAGGAGTACCTGGAGCAGGTCTCTGACCTCATCCTGGCCACAGACAAATG TCTCCTCAACAACTACATGATCTGGAACCTGGTGCGGAAAACGAGCCCTTTCCTTGACCAACGCTTCCAGGATGCTGAGGAAAAATTCATGGAAGTGATGTATGGGACGAAGAAG ACCTGCCTCCCACGCTGGAAGTTTTGCATCAGCGACACGGACAACAACCTGGGCTTTGCCCTGGGGGCCATGTTTGTCAAGGCCACCTTTGCTGAGGACAGCAAGCAAGTG GCAGAGGAGATGATCGCAGAGATCAAAACGGCCTTTGAGGAAAGTCTGGAGACCCTGCAGTGGATGGACGAAGAGACAAGGAAATCAGCCAAAGAGAag GCAGATGCCATCTACAACATGATCGGCTACCCCAAGTTCATCATGGACCCCAAGGAGCTGGATAAAGTGTTTAATGAT TATGAGGCTGTGTCTGACCTCTACTTTGAGAACGTCATGCAGTTTTACAACTTCTCAGCCAGGGTCACTGCCGATCAGCTCCGGAAACCACCAAACAGGGATCA GTGGAGCATGACGCCTCCGACTGTCAATGCGTACTACTCTCCCACGAAGAATGAGATAGTCTTTCCCGCTGGCATCCTCCAGGCCCCTTTTTACACCCGTGCATCTCCAAA GTCACTGAATTTTGGTGGGATCGGCGTGGTGGTGGGCCATGAGTTGACGCATGCCTTTGATGACCAAG GCCGGGAATATGACAAGGATGGCAACCTGCGTCCCTGGTGGAAGAACTCCTCGGTGGAGGCCTTCAAGCATCAGACAGCGTGCATGGTGGAGCAGTACAGCAACTACACCGTCAATGGCGAGGCTGTCAACGGCAAACACACCCTCGGGGAGAACATCGCTGACAACGGGGGCCTTAAGGCCGCCTACCGG GCATATCAAAACTGGCTGAAAAAGAACGGGGATGAGGAAACCCTCCCAACCCTTGGCCTCACCAACCACCAGCTCTTCTTTGTTGGCTTTGCACAG GTGTGGTGTTCGGTGCGCACACCGGAGAGCTCACATGAGGGGCTCATCACTgacccccacagcccctcacGTTTCCGTGTCATCGGCACCGTCTCCAACTCTCGGGAGTTTGCAGAGCATTTTGGCTGCCCCCTCGGCTCTCCCATGAATCCCCCCAAGAAATGCGAAGTCTGGTGA